A genomic stretch from uncultured Pseudodesulfovibrio sp. includes:
- the rffA gene encoding dTDP-4-amino-4,6-dideoxygalactose transaminase: MKIPFNKPFIVGKELYNIAQAVSAGKLAGDGDFTRKCSEWLEQNLQGSKALLVHSCTAALEMAAILAGIQPGDEVILPSYTFVSTANAFALRGAKLVFVDIRPDTMNIDETQIEKFVTAQTKIICPVHYAGVACEMDVIMDIAQRHGLLVVEDAAQGVGGTYKGKHLGTIGHFGCYSFHETKNVISGEGGALMINDERFVQRAEIIREKGTNRNAFFRGEVDKYSWVEIGSSYLASELTAAFLYAQLEEAECINDTRHCIWNRYYEDLRSLESQGFIRLPSIPEGCTHTAHMFYILLNDLQTRQDLINHLKLRGIHSVFHYVPLHSAPKGRELSDYRKLPVTDDLSDRLLRLPCYFELDEESQKFVTSSIYEFFA, encoded by the coding sequence ATGAAAATACCTTTTAATAAACCCTTTATCGTTGGGAAAGAATTATACAACATTGCGCAGGCCGTAAGCGCAGGCAAGCTCGCCGGAGATGGTGACTTCACGCGTAAATGTAGTGAATGGCTTGAGCAAAATCTTCAAGGTTCAAAAGCTCTGTTGGTTCACTCCTGTACAGCCGCATTGGAAATGGCTGCTATTCTGGCAGGCATCCAACCGGGAGATGAAGTTATACTCCCATCATATACATTCGTTTCAACTGCAAATGCATTTGCATTACGAGGGGCTAAACTCGTCTTCGTCGATATTCGTCCAGACACGATGAACATTGATGAAACTCAAATTGAAAAGTTTGTTACCGCTCAAACAAAGATTATTTGTCCTGTTCACTATGCTGGCGTCGCTTGTGAGATGGACGTGATTATGGACATTGCACAACGACATGGTCTTCTTGTTGTGGAGGATGCAGCTCAAGGCGTTGGTGGAACATACAAAGGCAAGCATCTAGGTACGATAGGCCACTTTGGGTGCTATAGCTTCCATGAAACCAAAAATGTTATTTCCGGTGAAGGCGGAGCTCTCATGATCAACGACGAGCGATTTGTTCAACGCGCGGAAATCATTCGAGAGAAGGGGACTAACCGCAACGCCTTTTTTCGAGGTGAAGTGGATAAATATTCTTGGGTTGAAATTGGATCAAGCTATCTGGCTTCGGAACTCACAGCTGCCTTTCTTTACGCTCAGTTGGAAGAAGCTGAATGTATTAATGACACTCGCCATTGTATTTGGAATCGTTATTATGAGGATTTGAGATCGCTTGAATCCCAGGGCTTTATTCGCCTGCCGAGTATTCCTGAAGGGTGTACGCATACAGCCCATATGTTTTATATACTGTTGAACGACCTCCAAACAAGGCAAGATCTGATCAATCATCTGAAGTTACGAGGTATTCACTCCGTTTTTCATTATGTTCCCCTTCATTCTGCCCCAAAAGGCAGGGAACTTTCTGACTATCGCAAATTACCAGTCACAGACGATTTGTCGGACCGATTATTACGGCTGCCATGTTATTTTGAGTTAGACGAAGAATCTCAAAAATTCGTGACATCCAGCATCTATGAATTCTTCGCTTAA
- a CDS encoding creatininase family protein, which produces MITANHSFSELKQASSSHSGPNIALLPVGCIEQHGPVLPMATDTLIATGVCEELARQLELQKTNAVTYPAIAYSPSRTNLCYPYSTSVSEDAFRQYLKDICESLLLHQFDAIFIVCAHGPAEPSVTEVACQLNFASFKGREQTDFSPVVLLGVSELTPLFASTSKSTPGRHADWREFLLLFHILGRSYFTQERLLTLKNVHDSFLKQSSWEPSYIGIPLEFRSIEGVIGSPLPLESEEEYEQLSLCIWGEIITHYLSRIEQILIDICIEESGLAT; this is translated from the coding sequence ATGATTACTGCCAACCATTCATTTTCCGAACTTAAACAGGCGAGCTCTTCTCATTCCGGGCCGAATATAGCATTGCTTCCAGTTGGTTGCATCGAGCAACATGGTCCTGTTTTGCCTATGGCTACAGACACCCTGATTGCTACCGGCGTATGTGAAGAACTAGCTCGGCAACTGGAACTACAAAAGACCAATGCCGTTACATACCCTGCTATCGCTTATTCTCCATCTCGAACAAATTTGTGCTATCCGTACTCCACAAGTGTCAGCGAGGATGCATTCCGGCAATACCTGAAAGATATATGTGAATCACTCCTGCTCCACCAATTTGATGCGATATTCATTGTTTGTGCTCATGGCCCAGCAGAGCCGTCTGTAACGGAAGTCGCATGCCAATTGAATTTCGCAAGTTTCAAGGGCAGAGAACAAACGGATTTCTCGCCTGTTGTTTTACTAGGCGTTTCGGAACTGACTCCCCTTTTTGCATCTACCTCCAAAAGTACTCCCGGTCGTCATGCTGACTGGAGAGAATTTCTTCTACTCTTTCACATTTTAGGCCGGAGCTACTTCACTCAAGAGAGACTTTTGACTCTGAAAAACGTGCATGATTCATTTTTGAAGCAATCATCATGGGAGCCTTCCTATATCGGAATCCCTCTAGAATTTAGATCTATAGAAGGAGTAATTGGTTCCCCACTTCCTTTGGAAAGCGAGGAAGAGTACGAACAACTTAGTCTGTGCATCTGGGGAGAAATAATTACCCATTATCTGTCTCGCATAGAGCAAATCCTCATAGATATTTGTATTGAGGAGTCAGGTCTTGCTACATAA
- a CDS encoding class I SAM-dependent methyltransferase, protein MTISRDDVLKANVELHSKLSNVYKETEPHYRPENRAKVSKTIKDLCSKAGNERLLDVGCGMGFIIDLAKAHVNQIDGIDITEAMLGKVDCSSCSCDINVQIAEIESAPFEDESFNLVTAYAVLHHLHELKPAFQEIYRVLKPGGVFYSDTDPNYYFWEAMKNLAPDEDYSAPVQREIDAVTSKDKELEEKFGVDPILLNTAEVLKHDSGGFKAEELTKELYEIGFSKVDVSYEWYVGEARVIHSDDTVECAASIRMILNELLPLTKHLFKYLKIVAEK, encoded by the coding sequence ATGACCATTTCAAGAGATGATGTTTTGAAAGCAAATGTTGAGTTGCATTCAAAATTATCAAATGTATATAAAGAAACAGAACCACACTACCGTCCAGAAAACAGAGCAAAAGTTTCTAAGACTATCAAGGACCTCTGTTCTAAAGCGGGTAATGAACGATTGCTGGATGTAGGGTGCGGCATGGGGTTCATTATTGATTTGGCAAAAGCGCATGTTAATCAGATTGATGGTATTGACATAACAGAAGCAATGCTTGGCAAAGTAGATTGCTCATCATGTAGCTGCGATATAAACGTACAAATAGCTGAGATTGAATCTGCACCGTTTGAAGATGAGTCCTTCAACCTTGTCACGGCCTACGCGGTTCTTCACCATCTGCATGAATTAAAACCAGCCTTTCAAGAAATCTATCGAGTTTTGAAACCTGGTGGAGTTTTTTATTCTGACACCGATCCGAATTATTATTTCTGGGAAGCAATGAAAAACTTGGCTCCAGATGAGGATTATTCTGCCCCTGTTCAGCGGGAAATAGATGCAGTCACGAGCAAGGATAAAGAGCTGGAAGAAAAATTTGGCGTTGACCCCATACTTTTGAATACTGCCGAAGTATTGAAACATGATTCAGGCGGATTCAAAGCGGAAGAGTTGACGAAGGAGCTTTATGAAATCGGCTTTTCAAAAGTTGATGTGAGCTATGAATGGTATGTGGGAGAAGCACGCGTAATCCACAGCGACGATACTGTTGAATGCGCCGCCTCAATTCGAATGATTCTAAATGAGCTTCTGCCACTGACGAAACATTTATTTAAATATCTAAAGATTGTCGCTGAAAAATGA